One Parachlamydia sp. AcF125 DNA segment encodes these proteins:
- a CDS encoding succinate dehydrogenase yields the protein MTWPAQTPPQAFIWRRLHSLTGAWLSLFLIEHLLVNSQAALFIGEDGYGFVHAVNAIKNFPYLPLIELFLLGVPIFVHLVWGIKYLKTRAINSFETDGSKPSLPQYSRNHAYSWQRITSWILLFGLLAHIIHMRFIEAPLETRLGIQKHYLVRLNADKGLYTLAARLDAKLYNQEQIKIEEKAFLSRTQNKLLEDSEGTFAASIPKRIEKEGAEKEENPQVLIREQQKKQEREWLKTLKKKPLKGNEVMAVTPSFGVAELLMVRETFKMPTMIVLYTLFVLAACYHGFNGLWTFMITWGVTLTALSQRYMRYLATALMVMTAFWGMAAIWGTYWINLKN from the coding sequence ATGACATGGCCTGCTCAAACACCCCCTCAGGCGTTTATTTGGAGAAGATTGCATTCTCTTACAGGCGCATGGCTTTCTCTTTTCTTGATTGAGCATTTACTAGTCAATTCGCAAGCTGCTCTTTTTATTGGAGAGGATGGCTATGGTTTTGTACATGCCGTAAATGCCATTAAAAATTTCCCCTATCTCCCCCTTATTGAGTTATTTCTGCTGGGGGTTCCTATTTTTGTGCATCTGGTGTGGGGAATCAAATATTTGAAAACCAGAGCCATAAATTCCTTTGAAACTGATGGGTCAAAACCTTCTTTACCCCAATATTCTCGCAATCATGCTTATTCCTGGCAACGTATCACCTCTTGGATCTTACTTTTTGGTCTTCTCGCGCATATTATTCATATGCGCTTTATCGAGGCTCCCCTAGAGACCCGTTTGGGGATTCAAAAGCACTACTTGGTGCGCCTAAATGCAGATAAAGGACTTTACACATTGGCTGCTAGGCTAGATGCCAAATTATATAACCAAGAGCAAATCAAAATAGAAGAAAAGGCCTTTCTTAGTAGGACTCAAAATAAGCTTTTAGAAGATTCTGAGGGAACTTTTGCGGCTTCAATTCCAAAAAGGATTGAAAAAGAAGGGGCAGAAAAAGAGGAAAACCCTCAAGTGCTTATTCGCGAGCAACAAAAAAAACAAGAAAGAGAGTGGCTAAAAACCTTAAAGAAAAAACCGCTAAAAGGCAATGAAGTCATGGCTGTAACGCCGAGCTTTGGGGTAGCTGAGCTACTGATGGTGCGAGAAACGTTCAAAATGCCTACCATGATTGTGCTCTATACCCTTTTTGTGTTAGCGGCGTGTTATCATGGATTTAATGGTCTTTGGACTTTCATGATAACTTGGGGAGTGACCTTAACGGCTCTTTCCCAAAGGTATATGAGATACTTGGCTACAGCTTTGATGGTTATGACCGCCTTTTGGGGAATGGCCGCGATTTGGGGAACCTATTGGATCAATTTGAAGAATTAA
- the sdhA gene encoding succinate dehydrogenase flavoprotein subunit, whose translation MAQKKSHKNVIVVGGGLAGLAAAMKLAENGCQVKIVSVTKVRRSHSVCAQGGINAAINLVGEEDSPFIHAYDTIKGGDFLANQPPILEMCLCAPQIIYLMDRLGCTFNRTPEGNLDFRRFGGTLYHRTAFCGASTGQQLLYSLDEQVRRFEMKGVVEKFENHEFMRLVLDETGATRGIVMMNLFNLKLETLKADAVVIATGGPGLIFKKSTNSTFCTGAANGRLYRQGMKYANGEFIQVHPTAIPGEDKLRLMSESARGEGGRIWVYGDSSKSIVTPDGRTISCGKTGEPWYFLEEMYPAFGNLVPRDIGAREVLRVCEMGLGIDGQMQVYLDVSHLPEERKHKLESILEIYKKFTGEDPRKVPMRIFPAVHYSMGGGWVDWPAVNDPDRHSRFRQMTNIPGCFNVGESDYQYHGANRLGANSLLSCIFGGLVAGVEVPNYLHSLQASWEDIPSQVYENSLQREKERKEDLLSREGPENIHHLHLELSKWMVDHVTVKRNNADLRKTMDKIKELQDRYKKISLADKTQFANQTYAFANQFEAMLDVALIITKGALLRDEFRGSHYKPEFPERNDEHWLKTTIATFDSQQDEPVISYEPVDVRHLDPILRDYTQAKKVKPSLKNVPHDIKLPI comes from the coding sequence ATGGCGCAAAAAAAATCCCACAAGAATGTCATCGTAGTAGGGGGCGGTTTGGCAGGCTTAGCGGCCGCTATGAAGCTCGCTGAGAATGGTTGCCAGGTCAAGATTGTTTCTGTTACCAAAGTGAGAAGATCTCATTCTGTCTGTGCCCAGGGAGGAATTAATGCGGCGATTAATTTAGTTGGCGAAGAAGATTCTCCCTTTATTCATGCTTACGATACCATCAAAGGGGGAGACTTTCTTGCGAATCAGCCTCCTATTTTAGAAATGTGTCTTTGCGCCCCTCAAATTATTTACCTGATGGATCGCCTAGGTTGCACATTTAACCGTACTCCTGAAGGCAACCTCGATTTTAGGCGTTTTGGCGGCACGCTTTACCATCGCACGGCGTTCTGTGGAGCTTCCACAGGACAGCAATTGCTCTATTCTCTTGATGAACAAGTGCGCAGATTTGAAATGAAGGGAGTGGTTGAAAAATTTGAAAATCACGAGTTCATGCGCCTGGTACTGGATGAAACAGGGGCGACGCGTGGGATCGTGATGATGAATTTATTCAATTTAAAACTCGAAACATTAAAAGCGGATGCTGTGGTGATTGCCACGGGAGGGCCTGGGTTAATCTTTAAAAAATCGACCAATTCTACCTTTTGCACGGGAGCTGCAAATGGGAGGTTGTATCGACAAGGGATGAAATATGCAAATGGGGAATTTATTCAAGTGCATCCCACTGCTATTCCAGGAGAAGATAAGCTGCGTTTAATGTCTGAATCGGCTCGCGGCGAGGGAGGACGTATTTGGGTGTATGGGGATTCTTCCAAATCGATTGTCACTCCGGATGGGCGCACGATTTCCTGTGGGAAAACAGGTGAGCCTTGGTATTTCCTTGAAGAAATGTATCCCGCTTTTGGAAATCTCGTGCCGCGAGATATTGGGGCACGAGAAGTTTTACGTGTGTGTGAAATGGGCCTAGGGATTGACGGCCAAATGCAAGTGTACTTAGATGTGTCGCACCTTCCAGAAGAAAGAAAACATAAACTAGAATCTATTTTAGAAATTTATAAAAAGTTTACCGGTGAAGATCCCCGCAAGGTTCCTATGCGTATCTTTCCTGCTGTCCATTATTCTATGGGAGGAGGGTGGGTAGATTGGCCCGCGGTGAATGATCCCGATCGGCATTCCCGTTTTAGACAAATGACTAACATTCCGGGTTGCTTTAACGTGGGGGAATCGGATTACCAATATCATGGAGCGAATCGTTTAGGCGCAAATTCTTTGCTTTCATGCATATTTGGAGGCTTAGTGGCAGGGGTAGAAGTGCCCAACTACCTTCATTCTCTACAGGCAAGTTGGGAAGACATCCCTTCTCAGGTTTATGAAAATTCTCTTCAGAGAGAGAAGGAGCGAAAGGAGGACCTTTTATCAAGAGAGGGTCCTGAAAATATTCACCACTTACATTTAGAATTATCCAAATGGATGGTGGATCATGTGACTGTTAAAAGAAACAACGCCGATCTGAGAAAAACGATGGATAAAATTAAAGAATTGCAGGATCGTTATAAAAAAATCTCCCTCGCTGACAAAACACAGTTTGCTAACCAAACCTACGCTTTTGCCAACCAATTTGAAGCGATGCTAGACGTGGCATTGATTATAACAAAAGGGGCGCTACTGCGCGATGAATTCCGAGGTTCTCATTACAAACCAGAATTTCCCGAACGGAATGATGAGCATTGGCTTAAAACCACAATTGCAACTTTTGATTCGCAGCAAGACGAACCCGTGATCTCTTATGAGCCTGTCGATGTGCGCCACTTGGATCCCATTCTGCGCGATTATACCCAGGCGAAGAAAGTCAAGCCCTCCTTAAAAAATGTTCCCCATGACATCAAGCTGCCTATCTAA
- the sdhB gene encoding succinate dehydrogenase iron-sulfur subunit: protein MENTYILKIYRGHPGKQYWEEFELKLVPRANVISALMEIQCNPVNRQGKKVEPVVWEQGCLEEVCGSCSMLINGFPRQACTALIQTIVEETGNRTITLAPFTKFPLVRDLIVDRGVMFDNLKKVHAWIEVDNTYHHGPGKKIDPRTQEVMYSLSTCMTCGCCAEACPQMNENSKFVGPHIMAQVRLFNAHPVGKYQRQKRLRPLMEEGGISDCGNAQNCVRVCPKGVPLTDSIAAIGRQVTMQALRDVFSFPDTEDYQ from the coding sequence ATGGAAAACACTTATATCCTAAAAATTTATCGAGGCCATCCAGGTAAGCAATACTGGGAAGAATTTGAATTAAAATTAGTTCCGCGTGCCAATGTCATTTCTGCCTTAATGGAAATTCAATGCAATCCCGTTAATCGCCAAGGAAAAAAGGTCGAGCCGGTTGTGTGGGAACAAGGGTGCCTAGAGGAGGTTTGTGGCTCTTGTTCCATGTTGATTAACGGCTTTCCCAGGCAAGCTTGCACAGCGTTAATTCAAACGATTGTGGAAGAAACCGGAAACCGGACAATTACTTTGGCTCCTTTCACCAAGTTTCCTTTAGTGAGGGATTTAATTGTAGATCGGGGGGTGATGTTCGATAATCTAAAAAAAGTGCATGCATGGATTGAGGTGGATAACACCTACCATCATGGGCCTGGAAAAAAAATTGATCCACGAACGCAAGAAGTGATGTATTCCTTGTCCACCTGCATGACATGTGGATGTTGTGCGGAGGCTTGTCCACAAATGAATGAAAACTCAAAATTTGTAGGTCCCCACATTATGGCCCAGGTACGCTTATTTAATGCGCATCCTGTGGGGAAATATCAACGGCAAAAACGGCTGCGCCCCCTGATGGAAGAAGGGGGCATTTCGGATTGTGGAAATGCCCAAAATTGCGTAAGGGTATGCCCTAAAGGAGTTCCTTTAACCGATTCTATTGCGGCTATCGGCAGACAAGTGACGATGCAAGCTTTAAGAGATGTATTTAGTTTTCCAGACACAGAAGACTATCAATGA
- the cyoE gene encoding heme o synthase, whose amino-acid sequence MINYYLLTKPNIVLGNLITLAAGFLLASKGKMDVWLFFATLFGLSLIMASACVFNNYIDRQIDQRMERTKNRALVIGLISARDALLFAVFLGILGTTTLYFFTNLLTVYVATFGFFVYVILYSLWKCHTVYGTAIGSLAGAVPPVAGYCAVSNQIDVGAAILFTLLVLWQMPHFFAIALYRLEDYAAAGIPVLPVVKGISRTKIHMFIYVIGFVMAALMLTFFNYTGYVYFAVTTLVGLVWIRLSLQGFKTQEDRLWGKNMYRCSLWMIISLCVVIPFDIVS is encoded by the coding sequence ATGATTAATTACTACTTATTGACTAAACCAAACATTGTTTTAGGCAATCTCATCACACTTGCCGCGGGATTTTTGCTAGCGTCTAAAGGAAAAATGGATGTTTGGCTATTTTTTGCCACGCTTTTTGGTCTCTCCCTAATTATGGCATCTGCCTGTGTTTTTAATAATTACATTGATCGGCAGATTGATCAAAGAATGGAGAGAACAAAAAATCGAGCTCTTGTAATAGGCCTTATTTCAGCCCGTGACGCCCTCCTCTTTGCCGTTTTTTTAGGAATCCTCGGCACAACAACCCTTTATTTTTTCACTAATCTACTCACCGTTTATGTGGCAACATTTGGTTTTTTCGTATATGTCATTCTCTATAGCCTGTGGAAATGCCATACCGTTTATGGAACAGCCATAGGGAGCCTCGCCGGAGCAGTTCCTCCTGTTGCCGGCTATTGTGCGGTTAGCAATCAAATTGATGTAGGAGCGGCAATTCTTTTCACCTTATTGGTGCTATGGCAAATGCCCCATTTTTTTGCCATTGCGCTCTACCGCTTGGAGGACTATGCTGCAGCTGGAATCCCGGTTCTTCCAGTTGTAAAAGGCATTTCTAGAACAAAAATTCATATGTTCATCTATGTGATCGGCTTTGTTATGGCCGCGCTGATGCTTACTTTTTTCAACTACACGGGCTATGTGTATTTTGCTGTCACAACCTTAGTAGGGCTTGTTTGGATTAGGCTAAGCTTACAAGGATTTAAAACTCAAGAAGATCGGTTATGGGGAAAAAATATGTATCGATGTTCTTTATGGATGATTATCTCCCTCTGTGTGGTTATTCCCTTCGATATTGTTTCTTAA
- the cyoD gene encoding cytochrome o ubiquinol oxidase subunit IV, whose amino-acid sequence MHRERSLQDIQKEWHGTLKSYVIGFIGSILLTLLSFSIVSARLLSGRALVYTIVGLALIQAIVQLRYFLHLRQEAKPKWETIVFYFMLLVLLIIALGSVWIMQDLNDRVMSDMAMEMTHD is encoded by the coding sequence ATGCATCGTGAACGCAGTTTGCAAGATATTCAAAAAGAATGGCATGGGACCCTAAAATCTTATGTGATCGGGTTTATTGGATCTATCTTACTCACCCTTCTCTCTTTTTCTATCGTAAGTGCCAGACTACTCTCTGGTCGCGCACTTGTTTATACGATTGTGGGATTAGCTCTTATCCAAGCGATTGTGCAATTGCGTTACTTTTTGCATCTTAGACAGGAAGCCAAGCCCAAGTGGGAGACAATCGTTTTTTATTTTATGCTTTTAGTATTACTCATTATTGCGCTCGGATCTGTGTGGATTATGCAAGATTTAAATGACCGCGTGATGTCCGATATGGCCATGGAAATGACTCATGATTAA